A region from the Leishmania panamensis strain MHOM/PA/94/PSC-1 chromosome 20 sequence genome encodes:
- a CDS encoding hypothetical protein (TriTrypDB/GeneDB-style sysID: LpmP.20.0040): MAVNCTTALVTTESGSDTRNDPMTILWQHERHVLVFTRAGKPVFSQHGGEEQLSPLCALLQVLLHIQEGEEGGSEQSGRLSQPAPRSDGAAFSVSVKDEVRQVVYYQSRPTPGQISHQGDVSGQVQALTFFFYVQGELMYVMAVRSVDSSPSAGTVEMSRAQGDCKPPPVASYCQAQLRHVHHCILLVLPTISDLLTRSPGLDVMATYTSADRAALRELIESYQTELTYAVGAVATLALSVEKRRVVEEALLRCYRSCADAAVGPPAHQLFSFLYFKNYLVAAVGPPETYNVDSNVDVSAPLALGPDTALCGGLHVDDALLLYRYARSLVSRQPGEAWVPVCLPRFNSTGYLWCYAVNLTHYARELRQQQGLTVWPKVWEAHAELDVLLLHVSASQDDFTALSRSTRRFTQLLYAPAVGDNFFYRLEEELYHRTPAPLTELLSLSRISFSTCSSYDVSGRTGGVPLWYGVVIQDSDAAFLNAAQGKYAKAATWAATATKRTLDCPSASIRLLFESQPSPWLDLTTVEDGKEFRQLLSRYQEQLRAAPASTAAPCMLFVRHNNAIAFALIQPTPATLATLASHFFSPKNPFGVPSDGGIAGCDAEEVCHEDRGRAAAASHCGVSYSFWVDAVRALGVTELMVVFAAATPEAMAWYWVAHLLFMAVQRRGRFVVRQLIGGRR, encoded by the coding sequence ATGGCAGTGaactgcaccaccgccctcGTGACCACTGAAAGCGGCAGTGACACAAGGAACGATCCGATGACCATACTATGGCAGCACGAGCGGCACGTGCTGGTGTTCACGCGTGCCGGCAAGCCCGTCTTTTCTCAGCATGGCGGCGAAGAGCAGCTCAGTCCATTGTGTGCCCTCCttcaggtgctgctgcacatccaggaaggcgaggagggcggcaGTGAGCAAAGCGGGAGGCTGTCCCAGCCTGCGCCCAGGTCAGAtggcgccgccttctccgtgTCCGTTAAAGATGAGGTGCGCCAGGTCGTCTACTATCAGTCACGACCGACGCCAGGTCAGATTAGTCATCAAGGTGATGTAAGCGGGCAAGTCCAGGCCCTGACGTTCTTCTTCTACGTTCAGGGTGAGCTGATGTACGTTATGGCAGTGCGCAGCGTGGACTCGTCACCGTCAGCAGGCACCGTAGAGATGTCAAGAGCGCAGGGAGACTGTAAACCACCACCAGTGGCCAGCTACTgccaggcgcagctgcggcacgtCCACCACTGCATTCTCCTCGTGCTTCCTACTATCAGTGACCTGCTGACAAGGTCGCCCGGACTGGACGTCATGGCTACGTACACGTCGGCCGACCGCGCGGCGCTTCGGGAGCTCATCGAGTCCTACCAGACCGAGCTGACTTACGCTGTTGGTGCGGTGGCCACGCTAGCCCTCAGCGTAGAGAAGCGTCGAGTGGTGGAAGAAGCGCTGCTACGCTGTTACCGTAGCTGCGCCGACGCCGCAGTCGGGCCGCCAGCGCACCAGTTGTTCAGCTTCTTGTACTTTAAAAACTATCTTGTGGCGGCCGTCGGACCCCCTGAGACGTACAATGTGGACTCCAACGTCGACGTGTCCGCACCCCTTGCGCTGGGTCCCGACACTGCACTTTGCGGCGGTCTGCATGTCGACgacgctcttcttctctacCGCTACGCGCGCTCGCTGGTCTCACGGCAGCCGGGTGAGGCATGGGTGCCGGTGTGCCTGCCACGCTTCAACAGCACCGGCTACCTCTGGTGTTACGCCGTCAACTTAACTCACTACGCGCGGGAGCTCCGTCAGCAGCAAGGCCTGACAGTGTGGCCGAAGGTGTGGGAGGCACACGCGGAGCTGgatgtactgctgctgcacgtgtcTGCCTCACAGGACGACTTCACGGCGCTTTCTCGCAGCACCCGGCGCTTCACGCAGCTTCTTTACGCGCCAGCAGTGGGGGACAACTTCTTCTACCGCTTGGAAGAGGAGCTCTACCACCGCACACCAGCCCCCTTGACGGAACTCTTGTCCTTGTCCCGCATATCTTTTTCCACCTGCTCCTCGTATGATGTGTCTGGCCGCACTGGCGGAGTGCCCCTATGGTACGGTGTGGTGATCCAAGACAGCGACGCAGCCTTCCTCAACGCTGCTCAAGGCAAATATGCCAAAGCAGCGACATgggcggcaacagcaaccaAGCGCACGCTTGACTGCCCCTCAGCGAGCATTCGGCTGCTCTTTGAGAGTCAGCCGTCACCGTGGCTCGACCTCACTACCGTGGAAGATGGCAAGGAGTTCCGGCAGCTTCTCTCACGCTACCAGGAGCAACTGCGAGCGGCCCCCGCATCCACTGCGGCTCCTTGCATGCTATTTGTGCGCCACAACAATGCCATCGCCTTTGCACTGATTCAGCCGACTCCAGCCACCCTGGCGACGCTGGCGAGCCACTTCTTTTCACCGAAGAACCCATTCGGTGTGCCGAGCGATGGCGGTATTGCTGGATGCGATGCTGAAGAGGTTTGTCACGAGGACCGAGGCCgcgcggctgccgcctctcACTGCGGCGTCTCTTACTCTTTCTGGGTAGATGCTGTTCGTGCTCTTGGGGTAACAGAGCTCATGGTGGTCTTCGCGGCTGCCACACCGGAGGCGATGGCGTGGTATTGGGTGGCACACCTTTTATTtatggcggtgcagcggcgcggccgcTTCGTTGTCCGTCAGCTAATCGGTGGTCGTCGGTGA
- a CDS encoding calpain-like cysteine peptidase, putative (TriTrypDB/GeneDB-style sysID: LpmP.20.0050), with the protein MSGGDNKHEPELNVPDTSDGDVRGDRPEYTGIPAVVQRPGPPKEAFLPPVRQGTHDAYENGLNSSNETARRTSGHVGTSTHLKGSVREYVRKTLQLQSEQGIRTCGRVRRPLSSILVKADAAELQRGEDSNGNQHCDSELRRGLGWDKSTDNGAFWKRTMSKQETDADLRCFTAYEYILAFYYDESRECDDSLDVTTPDSSQRRKRERVARVVAEATPREEAERSKLKSKGTISARTRRAQMTCATVNELYEQLTMCYRAAGVEKAYLDTLFMKEVLNGSRQPRVHEMEKDDDLGENLSAPSDGEAMEAPREVVFVGKAKRSKSTACSRRSAKLSSLYEILLNQMRVRTTPAFLHHNAIPVPMMRFLKKRGTIKLGNYSYVLHLWDDEEKGYLVTGVFDRKPGFPKQFKDSCTYAIYGVEMGHDWGTRFGNLVLMRQHLAPGARKHFPEEGKLIRGHTVIRAASVLDIFDGRVCDIPLSLREVDYRRTGIHASVQALAHYNHLFPHWGPLRSIIHPQDCLGRPVVNPAGGMYCLSMIVNGAVRMVKVDDRVPVEPESGLFRCLTSATFELYPALLEKGLLKANGCGVNLALMESAAVLFQLCGWIPEVIRFRRAGGVEEPTVDGLMRPSEMWSVLMEGYNVGRLMMTLTAHWCAGRLPLTPGERVRQSTQQFVTPVVYPVIDMITQRLSSTGEPTIRAIMLRDTTKDPSTRMFEPPFTTSLTAEQLLDLGYMNTHREAGIFCVTWEEAIAHFDHCSINWSPFTYWDLPSGSEPPEDCTRLCCHGVYDMRNAGQHMVRQPQFHICSHLVDRCTHLFLVFCPHTGDQPPLPHDINVLDRRAVDEFSGGEAVVRLRVYEITTLPSLMRCTMRDRRGRRVSCCFGDCQGRRIVSETEGPRGLQPLAVAQGNRSEFITLGFDCLPGTREYVVVMDVHDRHWSPSCKGAFPYTLTLFTCLDPLLERNPNKFPISAIHAQHATLEQAKQAAMGGGFSTLEVSSAELNVSDILEEEAQRKPPERTITMHDIPEHPNIHSHTVQGMWSLPESRARIALLQHDAIHELLYTGTQYYFHLGSPEHFSLRMCQSKRIGPARSTVEMKVLLVRRASRDDVDTKAKDPLVERNARTCGGAVAKGNKAYVPRSVQGNIMKGSNIVLCSGPWSLDGAVIDSVSPHTVLLDRDGILVRHPRRLRQFYHTSFNVALSDRENKDKSKMNFFFISRPNPNDQMRGVILQAFADGFLISPHACNIGIKGNLIPHDTEVRAVLTSSNFCYEVHSDEGHAVPFTEESALRSLAMPVPQLDLFIDVDLQNTAPAKSTSFSPESNAGHATNRLRAVVRTALTSSPAQRLRLLRTIFCTMMFIRRNVTNENHRAFLMGLGGSIEAWVRWHQSLESPGAQPPVLSLPPLPEGDYIIIPCFNPVSDGAAAKLGKKLGVVTEDQSMTDFDITLSVPGRVVELIPTRDSADGRSSTQVGRVQMHCEQSIASTERVSHDAAMRRFGCTFFSGWMFGEKNRCKRRV; encoded by the coding sequence ATGAGCGGTGGCGACAACAAACATGAACCTGAGCTGAACGTGCCCGACACCAGTGACGGCGACGTCCGGGGCGACCGACCTGAATATACCGGAATTCCTGCTGTGGTACAGCGCCCCGGGCCCCCCAAAGAGGCTTTCCTACCTCCGGTGCGCCAAGGCACCCATGACGCGTACGAGAACGGCTTGAACAGCTCAAATGAGACTGCTAGAAGGACCTCTGGCCACGTCGGCACCTCCACGCACCTGAAAGGCTCCGTGCGGGAATACGTGCGCAAGACACTGCAGCTTCAAAGTGAGCAGGGAATCCGGACCTGCGGCAGGGTGCGGCGACCCCTATCCTCCATTCTTGTGAAGGCAGATGCggctgagctgcagcggggcGAGGACTCGAATGGCAACCAGCACTGCGACTCTGAGCTGCGGCGCGGGCTCGGCTGGGACAAGTCAACGGACAACGGGGCCTTCTGGAAGAGAACTATGTCGAAGCAGGAGACTGACGCAGACTTGCGTTGCTTCACTGCGTACGAGTACATCTTGGCCTTTTACTACGATGAGAGCAGGGAGTGCGACGACAGCCTTGATGTGACCACCCCAGACAGCAGCCAACGACGAAAGCGCGAGCGTGTGGCGCGCGTGGTGGCAGAGGCAACCCcacgcgaggaggcggagaggtcAAAGCTAAAGTCAAAAGGGACCATCTCTGCCCGCACGCGACGGGCGCAGATGACGTGTGCCACAGTGAATGAATTGTATGAGCAACTGACGATGTGCTACCGGGCGGCTGGGGTGGAAAAGGCCTATCTCGATACGCTCTTCatgaaggaggtgctgaacGGCAGCCGGCAGCCGCGGGTGCACGAAATGGAAAAAGACGATGACCTCGGCGAGAACTTATCCGCTCCATCCGATGGCGAGGCCATGGAGGCACCGAGGGAAGTGGTGTTCGTTGGAAAAGCAAAACGGTCGAAGTCGACTGCGTGCAGCAGGCGATCAGCGAAGTTGTCGAGCCTCTATGAGATTCTGCTGAACCAGATGCGGGTGAGGACGACGCCGGCCTTTCTGCACCACAACGCTATCCCGGTGCCAATGATGCGTTTCCTCAAAAAGCGCGGCACCATCAAGCTGGGCAACTACTCGTACGTGCTTCACCTATGGGATGATGAGGAGAAGGGCTACCTCGTCACCGGCGTCTTCGACCGCAAACCTGGTTTCCCAAAGCAGTTCAAGGACTCCTGTACCTACGCGATTTATGGCGTAGAAATGGGCCACGACTGGGGCACGCGGTTTGGAAATCTGGTACTGATGCGGCAGCACTTGGCGCCGGGGGCACGCAAGCACTTCCCCGAGGAGGGCAAGCTGATTCGCGGGCACACGGTGATTCGTGCTGCCAGCGTCTTGGACATCTTTGACGGCCGTGTGTGCGACATTCCGCTCAGTCTCAGGGAGGTGGATTACCGGCGCACCGGCATCCACGCGAGTGTGCAGGCCCTCGCCCATTATAACCATCTCTTCCCCCACTGGGGTCCGCTGCGCAGCATTATCCACCCGCAGGACTGTCTCGGCCGTCCGGTGGTGAACCCGGCGGGCGGCATGTACTGCCTCTCCATGATAGTGAATGGGGCGGTGCGGATGGTGAAGGTGGACGACCGGGTGCCGGTGGAGCCGGAGAGCGGACTCTTCCGTTGCCTCACGTCCGCCACATTCGAGCTGTacccggcgctgctggagaaggggCTCCTCAAGGCTAACGGATGCGGTGTCAACCTCGCCCTTATGGAGAGCGCCGCGGTGCTGTTCCAGCTGTGCGGATGGATACCCGAGGTGATCCGCTTCCGCCGCGCCGGTGGCGTCGAAGAGCCTACCGTGGATGGCCTGATGCGGCCATCCGAAATGTGGTCGGTGCTGATGGAGGGCTACAACGTTGGTCGGCTCATGATGACTCTCACGGCGCACTGGTGTGCTGGCCGGCTGCCCCTCACCCCAGGGGAGCGAGTGAGGCAGAGCACGCAGCAGTTTGTGACGCCAGTCGTGTATCCCGTGATCGACATGATCACGCAGCGACTGAGCAGCACCGGGGAGCCTACTATTCGTGCCATCATGCTGCGAGACACGACGAAGGATCCGTCGACGCGCATGTTTGAGCCACCATTCACGACCTCCCTcacggcggagcagctgctcgacctGGGCTACATGAACACCCATCGCGAAGCCGGTATCTTCTGCGTCACGTGGGAGGAGGCAATTGCCCATTTTGATCACTGCAGCATCAACTGGAGTCCTTTCACGTACTGGGACCTTCCGAGCGGGTCGGAGCCGCCAGAGGACTGCACACGGCTTTGTTGCCATGGGGTCTATGACATGCGTAACGCTGGGCAGCACAtggtgcggcagccgcagttTCACATCTGCTCCCACCTTGTAGACCGATGCACGCACTTGTTCCTGGTCTTCTGCCCCCACACAGGTGACCAGCCCCCACTACCGCACGACATCAACGTACTTGACCGGAGAGCTGTGGACGAGTTCTCTGGCGGTGAGGCAGTCGTGCGGCTGCGCGTGTACGAGATAACGACGCTACCGTCGCTGATGCGGTGCACGATGCGCGACCGTCGCGGTCGTCGGGTGTCGTGCTGCTTCGGAGACTGCCAAGGGCGTCGTATCGTCAGCGAAACGGAGGGGCCGCGCGGGCTGCAGCCACTGGCAGTCGCACAGGGTAACCGCAGCGAGTTCATCACACTCGGTTTCGACTGCCTGCCTGGCACGCGAGAGTACGTGGTCGTTATGGACGTGCACGACCGCCACTGGTCGCCCAGTTGCAAAGGCGCTTTCCCGTACACCTTAACTCTTTTCACCTGCCTTgacccgctgctggagcgcaaTCCAAACAAATTCCCTATCTCCGCcatacacgcgcagcacgccaCACTGGAGCAGGCGAAGCAGGCGGCGATGGGCGGCGGCTTCTCAACCCTAGAAGTGAGCTCAGCAGAGCTGAACGTGAGCGATatcctcgaggaggaggcacagcgCAAGCCACCGGAACGGACGATCACGATGCATGACATCCCAGAGCACCCCAACATTCACTCCCACACGGTGCAGGGGATGTGGTCCCTGCCCGAGTCGCGCGCACGAATAGCGCTGCTACAACATGATGCCATACATGAGCTCTTGTACACGGGAACGCAGTACTACTTCCATCTTGGCAGTCCAGAGCACTTCTCCTTGCGCATGTGCCAGTCGAAGAGGATTGGGCCCGCGCGCTCCACGGTTGAGATGAAAGTACTCTTGGTGCGGCGAGCAAGCAGAGATGACGTGGACACAAAAGCGAAGGACCCGCTGGTCGAGCGCAACGCGCGAacctgcggcggcgcggtggcgaAAGGGAACAAGGCGTATGTGCCACGCTCTGTGCAGGGGAACATTATGAAGGGCAGCAACATCGTGCTCTGCAGCGGCCCCTGGTCCCTGGACGGTGCGGTGATCGACAGCGTGTCGCCGCACACGGTGCTACTGGATCGCGACGGCATCCTTGTACGGCACCCGCGGCGTCTACGGCAGTTCTACCACACTTCCTTTAACGTCGCCCTTTCTGACCGCGAAAACAAGGACAAGTCAAAGATGAACTTCTTCTTCATATCTCGTCCAAACCCCAACGATCAAATGCGCGGCGTCATTCTGCAGGCGTTTGCGGACGGTTTTTTGATCTCACCGCACGCGTGCAACATCGGCATCAAAGGCAACCTCATCCCACACGACACGGAGGTGCGCGCCGTTCTCACGTCCTCGAACTTCTGCTACGAGGTGCACAGCGATGAGGGCCACGCCGTACCCTTCACTGAAGAGAGCGCGCTGCGATCGCTGGCGATGCCGGTGCCGCAACTCGACCTATTCATCGATGTGGACCTGCAGAACACGGCCCCGGCGAAGAGCACCTCGTTCTCACCTGAGTCCAACGCTGGCCACGCGACTAATCGGCTGCGCGCCGTCGTGCGTACCGCACTGACGTCGAGCCCAGCACAGCgactgcgactgctgcgcaccatCTTCTGCACTATGATGTTTATCCGCCGTAATGTCACCAATGAAAATCACCGCGCATTTCTGATGGGGCTGGGTGGCTCCATTGAGGCGTGGGTTCGATGGCACCAGAGCCTGGAGTCGCCGGGGGCGCAGCCGCCGGTGCTGTccctgccgccgctgccggagggGGACTACATCATCATCCCTTGCTTTAATCCCGTATCcgacggtgcagcggcgaagCTAGGAAAGAAGCTTGGCGTTGTGACGGAGGACCAAAGCATGACGGACTTTGACATCACCCTCAGCGTACCAGGGCGAGTCGTGGAGCTGATTCCGACGAGAGATTCAGCTGACGGAAGGAGCAGCACGCAAGTAGGGCGGGTACAGATGCATTGCGAGCAGTCTATTGCAAGCACCGAGCGCGTGAGTCACGACGCCGCCATGAGGCGCTTTGGGTGTACCTTCTTTTCGGGGTGGATGTTTGGCGAAAAAAATAGGTGTAAAAGGCGTGTGTAA
- a CDS encoding hypothetical protein (TriTrypDB/GeneDB-style sysID: LpmP.20.0030), with product MLSKQKAAKRAAISATVRREHQAREKLTRPDTQLHTSRNKAAATASTSSRDVDDFKKRKSRTVLRSTDETEASSGAGSRADTIRSLGDHINTRLQEVAFEDDLDGDVFHERRAQLMEEARLAAGVQQRDVSTSVRHYLGHRTEMRDLDSMRIAHNCNSITCVAALGMDRIVYGDKSGKVYLTDVSLATSGVGMAVSDKAELQRRRKVLLEPALPSGIVSIAISDTTANRPTARDVFEKTTVDMSCPSYVAAGAMDGCISVWETFTRAHKGLLFMHRKPITGLRFRMDTAVLYSCCEDGTLRVWVVPQMIAVDKLFGHEGPIHFLDCLRKETAVTVGEDGTMRFWKMDAATQQAYSYAPPRLPEKSATADAAVSSPAPPPSVVMDAVAMLNESIIVAGARDGTVVVFDVNRRKPLVVVPAAHGCGFIGDGTGLEKAAAELAEEDGRERLARGHATASSSASGEATRRTPNPITAVAAVPYADLVATASYDGVVRVWHVVGVGAGATAPGKRTDDNRNSDSAPSSGKWAAEPQLVPVVELPVRAIVNALHFSDNGNVLIITMSKEPRRGRWVVQSSARNGVLVVPLTESGRQRLQGVRGEIEHIPAQLFGIDAAEEEDATREEEEEAHADVLGAAEAELNSSGELHANDSKTSFGREDGEEVADMFDVGPDGMMRFREGVSLAGGAVVASKRRKAKSGIPKVLRQTKELVDVTVARNSGSNTKKVLSAKKVKCVAAKSKRLHVSDTALAVSKKAMKKANA from the coding sequence ATGTTGTCCAAGCAGAAGGCGGCCAAGCGGGCAGCCATCAGCGCTACCGTGCGCAGGGAGCATCAGGCCCGCGAGAAACTAACGCGGCCGgacacgcagctgcacacgtcCCGCAacaaggcggcggcgacggcatcaACATCCTCAAGAGACGTGGACGACTTtaagaagaggaagagtcgCACCgtcctgcgcagcaccgaTGAGACAGAggcgagcagcggtgctggcagcCGGGCGGACACGATCCGAAGCCTCGGCGATCATATCAACACACGCCTACAGGAAGTCGCATTTGAGGACGACCTCGACGGGGACGTCTTTCATGAGCGCCGGGCGCAGttgatggaggaggcgcggctgGCGGCTGGCGTCCAGCAGCGCGACGTGTCCACCTCCGTGCGGCATTACCTCGGCCACCGAACGGAGATGCGCGACCTGGACTCGATGCGAATCGCTCACAATTGCAACTCCATTACGTGTGTGGCGGCCCTCGGTATGGACCGCATCGTGTATGGCGACAAGTCAGGAAAGGTTTACCTCACAGACGTATCCCTCGCGACCAGCGGGGTCGGCATGGCAGTCTCTGATAAGGCAGagttgcagcggcggcgcaaggTGCTTCTAGAGCCGGCGCTGCCATCCGGCATCGTCTCGATCGCCATCAGCGACACGACGGCAAACCGCCCCACAGCGCGTGATGTCTTTGAAAAGACGACGGTGGACATGTCGTGCCCGTCGTACGTGGCAGCTGGCGCCATGGATGGGTGCATCAGCGTGTGGGAGACATTCACGAGGGCGCACAAGGGACTTCTCTTTATGCATCGTAAGCCCATCACCGGTCTGCGGTTCCGCATGGACACGGCCGTCCTCTACTCTTGCTGCGAGGACGGCACGCTGCGGGTGTGGGTCGTGCCGCAGATGATCGCCGTCGACAAGCTCTTCGGTCATGAGGGTCCCATTCACTTCCTGGATTGTCTGCGCAAGgagacggcggtgacggTCGGCGAAGATGGCACGATGCGCTTCTGGAAGATGGATGCGGCCACCCAGCAAGCGTACAGCTACGCACCTCCCCGGCTGCCTGAGaagagcgccaccgcagacgccgccgtctcgtcgccagcgcctcctcccagCGTCGTAATGGATGCTGTGGCGATGCTTAACGAGAGCATCATCGTGGCGGGCGCGAGGGACGGCACCGTGGTGGTCTTCGACGTAAACCGTCGCAAGCCTCTTGTCGTGGTTCCAGCTGCGCATGGTTGTGGCTTCATCGGCGACGGCACGGGGCTCGaaaaggcagcggcggagctggcggaggaggacggtaGGGAGCGATTGGCACGTGGACACGCGACGGCATCGTCTTCCGCCTCTGGCGAGGCGACTCGGCGTACTCCAAATCCTATCACCGCCGTGGCCGCCGTGCCGTATGCTGATCTAGTAGCGACCGCCAGTTACGACGGCGTAGTACGTGTGTGGCACGTGGTCGGTGTTGGCGCAGGTGCAACAGCGCCAGGGAAGCGCACAGATGACAACCGAAACAGTGACTCAGCGCCCTCGTCGGGGAAGTGGGCGGCGGAGCCGCAACTTGTCCCAGTCGTAGAGCTGCCTGTTCGAGCTATTGTCAACGCGCTTCACTTTAGCGACAACGGCAATGTCCTCATCATTACCATGTCGAAGGAGCCTCGGCGTGGTCGGTGGGTTGTGCAGTCGAGTGCGCGCAACGGTGTCTTGGTGGTGCCACTCACCGAGTCAGGGCGCCAGAGGCTGCAAGGGGTGCGCGGGGAGATAGAGCACATTCCTGCGCAGCTCTTCGGCATTGACGCcgccgaagaggaagacgctaccagggaggaagaggaggaggcgcatgcGGACGTGCTAGGGGCTGCCGAAGCAGAGCTTAACTCAAGCGGAGAGTTACACGCTAACGACAGCAAGACCAGCTTTGGTCgagaggacggcgaggaggtggcagaCATGTTCGATGTTGGCCCAGATGGTATGATGCGCTTCAGAGAGGGCGTGTCTCTCGCTGGCGGGGCTGTCGTCGCCTCGAAGAGGCGAAAAGCGAAGAGTGGTATACCCAAAGTGCTTCGGCAGACCAAGGAGCTAGTCGATGTGACTGTGGCGCGCAACTCCGGCAGCAACACGAAGAAGGTGCTTTCGGCAAAGAAGGTCAAGTGCGTCGCCGCCAAGAGCAAGAGGTTGCATGTGTCTGACACCGCGCTGGCAGTATCTAAGAAAGCAATGAAGAAGGCAAACGCGTGA
- a CDS encoding pseudouridine synthase, putative (TriTrypDB/GeneDB-style sysID: LpmP.20.0020) gives MSSPCADGVMPAPAEEAKMSEQPAPKAPPLEPIIPGCTPYKYYRVPEGLKRKRRKQKVGIIFGYVGECYCGLQWNHLPEYPTVEEALMKALFETDMISEVNFANFKVQQLLNFERASRTDKGVHALRNVVSVAVMLPYDPAYAKRRLAAMQEHTKGTAAGETHNVDGDSEEDANDAIFSCEEAKRLLNKALPRDLHVYGVVPVTRSFNAYLNCGGRRYEYYLPTFSLMTEEEYSKTYFPTSLAPSQPTLKEVGFVPGKHGKPSAPRAALATEEEEEAQRRKHKNSGRKNKGHFPKRKTAKAAARTVETAEAGTAPPDSTPTLEGEGGDSVPETVAPRHAELLDSSSETAADSTNPIARNDGAARECDSDTESQGSDVEVQAALERVSKRRPYEDNYVTHFHDGLFESMILFRTIPTDAMRHIARYRLAAEQLQHIRRLFHEYEGTHCYHNFTPGGRSYDASCYRFIRGVSVSDPFIVSPEEALLQDSIDCWSLNHFYSPDERVTATYAEWMTEGETTELQNTITFALEQGKLHVPKSVDTALQERMRQHIRDVYAGGIEVVRIELDGQSFMLNQIRKMIGAVVCIAAAGLPLNHIRDVLLRKGVRRGIPMVPANGLFLSYLDFSGYNRRLKRIQSDGNNGSGKATLDVEAGVDAEEVESQRRRIIAVVLRNEMAEDIMGKWMRSLRHVLRLAWKHTLD, from the coding sequence ATGTCAAGCCCCTGCGCAGATGGTGTGATGCCTGCACCTGCAGAAGAGGCGAAGATGTCCGAGCAACCAGCACcgaaggcgccgccgctcgaGCCGATTATTCCAGGCTGCACACCATACAAATACTACCGCGTCCCTGAAGGACTCAAGCGAAAACGCAGGAAGCAGAAGGTGGGTATCATCTTCGGCTACGTCGGTGAGTGCTACTGCGGGTTGCAGTGGAACCACCTGCCCGAGTACCCAACAGTCGAGGAGGCCCTGATGAAAGCGCTCTTCGAGACGGACATGATCAGCGAAGTGAACTTTGCCAACTTCAaggttcagcagctgctcaactTTGAGCGGGCCAGCCGCACCGACAAGGGCGTACACGCGCTTCGCAACGTCGTTTCGGTGGCCGTCATGCTGCCGTACGACCCCGCCTACGCCAAGAGGCGTCTGGCAGCCATGCAGGAGCATACCAAAGGCACGGCCGCCGGCGAGACGCATAACGTagacggcgacagcgaagaagatGCGAATGACGCCATCTTCAGTTGCGAGGAGGCCAAGCGGCTGCTGAACAAGGCTCTTCCCCGCGACCTTCATGTATACGGCGTTGTGCCGGTGACTCGCAGCTTTAACGCCTACTTGAACTGTGGCGGTCGCCGCTACGAGTACTACCTGCCCACCTTCTCGCTCatgacagaggaggagtacTCCAAGACGTACTTTCCTACCTCCCTAGCGCCTTCCCAGCCAACATTGAAGGAGGTGGGTTTTGTGCCAGGCAAGCATGGCAAGCCCAGCGCTCCGCGCGCCGCCCtggcgacggaggaggaggaagaggcgcagcgacgcaaGCACAAGAACAGCGGACGCAAGAACAAGGGGCACTTTCCGAAGCGCAAGACGGCCAAGGCGGCTGCACGTACTGTGGAGACGGCAGAAGCGGGAACCGCGCCGCCAGACTCGACACCAACGTTGGAAGGTGAGGGTGGTGACTCCGTGCCTGAAACCGTGGCGCCGCGGCACGCTGAGCTCCTAGACTCGTCTTCTGAGACCGCTGCCGACTCGACGAACCCAATCGCGCGGAATGATGGCGCGGCGAGAGAATGCGACAGCGACACGGAGAGTCAGGGCAGCGACGTGGAGGTGCAGGCCGCACTGGAGAGAGTTTCGAAGCGCCGCCCGTACGAAGACAACTACGTGACTCACTTTCACGATGGACTGTTTGAGTCGATGATTCTCTTCCGCACCATTCCGACTGACGCGATGCGCCACATTGCCCGTTACCGCCTTGCCGcggagcagctccagcacattcgccgcctcttccacgAGTACGAGGGGACGCACTGCTACCACAACTTCACGCCTGGCGGTCGCAGCTACGACGCCTCGTGCTATCGCTTCATCCGAGGTGTTAGCGTGAGTGACCCTTTCATTGTGTCGCCAGAGGAGGCACTTCTGCAGGACAGCATTGATTGTTGGTCTCTCAACCACTTCTACTCCCCTGACGAACGGGTGACCGCGACGTATGCGGAGTGGATGACCGAAGGCGAGACGACGGAACTGCAAAATACCATCACGTTCGCGTTAGAGCAGGGGAAGCTGCATGTTCCGAAGAGCGTCgacacggcgctgcaggagcgcatgcGCCAGCACATCCGCGACGTCTACGCTGGTGGCATTGAGGTTGTGCGCATCGAGTTGGACGGGCAGAGCTTTATGCTGAACCAGATCCGCAAGATGATTGGCGCGGTGGTCTGTATTGCCGCTGCCGGGCTTCCTCTCAATCACATTCGCGACGTTCTGCTGCGCAAGGGCGTGCGGCGGGGCATCCCGATGGTGCCAGCTAACGGACTCTTTCTTTCGTACTTAGACTTCTCCGGCTACAATCGGCGACTGAAGCGCATCCAAAGCGATGGCAATAACGGCTCTGGCAAAGCCACGCTCGACGTGGAGGCTGGTGTGGACGCCGAAGAGGTCGAGTCACAGCGTCGCCGCATCATtgccgtggtgctgcgcaacgaAATGGCGGAGGACATCATGGGGAAGTGGATGCGCTCTCTCCGTCATGTACTACGGCTGGCATGGAAGCACACGCTCGACT